A stretch of Thermodesulfobacteriota bacterium DNA encodes these proteins:
- a CDS encoding 50S ribosomal protein L25/general stress protein Ctc, with product MKQVSLNAELRTECGKSAVRKLRREGLIPAILYGHKKESIPLSLSSLLLNRIMTDEAIESTLIDLTIKAGEKEEKKTVVLKDIQVSPVKRDYLHVDFYEVDMSEKIVVPISIHLIGKAKGVETGGILQQIKREVEVKCLPSEIPERFDIDVSNLEVGGSVHLSEISLDEGVEILEDLSLVVAAVLTPTVMKEEEREIGIEEDRGEEGDKEEKESK from the coding sequence GTGAAACAAGTCAGTTTAAATGCAGAGCTACGTACCGAATGTGGCAAAAGTGCTGTTAGAAAACTACGAAGAGAAGGACTAATCCCCGCCATTCTTTACGGGCATAAAAAAGAATCTATCCCTCTTAGTTTAAGTTCCCTTCTTTTAAATAGGATAATGACTGATGAAGCCATAGAAAGCACTTTAATTGACCTTACTATTAAGGCTGGTGAAAAGGAAGAAAAAAAGACTGTTGTGTTAAAGGATATACAAGTCAGCCCTGTAAAGAGGGATTACCTCCATGTGGATTTTTATGAAGTTGACATGAGTGAAAAAATCGTGGTGCCTATTTCTATTCACCTTATTGGTAAGGCAAAAGGTGTGGAGACTGGAGGAATCCTCCAGCAGATTAAAAGGGAAGTTGAAGTTAAATGTCTGCCTTCCGAAATCCCAGAACGCTTTGATATCGATGTCAGCAATTTAGAAGTCGGTGGTTCAGTTCATCTGAGTGAAATTAGCCTGGATGAAGGGGTTGAGATTTTAGAAGATTTAAGTCTTGTTGTGGCGGCTGTTTTAACACCTACTGTTATGAAAGAAGAGGAAAGAGAAATAGGTATTGAAGAAGACAGAGGAGAGGAAGGGGATAAAGAAGAAAAGGAGAGTAAATAA
- the spoVG gene encoding septation regulator SpoVG — MEVTEVRVFPVNEEKLKAYVTITFDDCFVVRDLKVINGNDGLFVAMPSKKRKDGTFRDTAHPLNNRTREIIESKVLEEYKKEIEKDTSFTV, encoded by the coding sequence ATGGAAGTAACTGAAGTTAGGGTATTCCCTGTTAATGAAGAAAAATTAAAGGCCTATGTGACGATTACCTTTGATGATTGCTTCGTGGTTCGTGATCTAAAGGTGATTAATGGAAACGATGGCTTGTTCGTTGCAATGCCCAGCAAGAAAAGGAAAGATGGGACTTTCAGAGACACTGCCCATCCATTGAATAACAGGACAAGAGAGATTATTGAGTCCAAGGTTTTGGAGGAGTATAAAAAGGAAATCGAAAAAGATACATCCTTCACAGTTTGA
- a CDS encoding DUF1844 domain-containing protein, which translates to MDKEPKDKGFKITDKRHFAAKEPEDKEKKDEKVVAEGKEEEIKEESKKKEEGKKEKKQEQIPLPEMNFSTFIFSLNSSALFHFGEIPDPATNERNKNLPVAKQTIDIIGMLKEKTKGNLTNDEEMLIDHILYDLRMRYVEQMKKK; encoded by the coding sequence ATGGACAAAGAACCCAAAGATAAAGGATTTAAGATTACTGACAAAAGGCATTTTGCTGCGAAAGAACCCGAAGATAAAGAAAAAAAAGACGAAAAAGTTGTGGCAGAAGGGAAAGAAGAGGAGATAAAAGAAGAGAGCAAAAAGAAAGAAGAGGGTAAAAAAGAGAAAAAGCAAGAGCAAATCCCATTGCCGGAGATGAACTTTTCTACCTTTATCTTTTCTCTCAATTCATCTGCGCTGTTCCATTTTGGTGAGATACCGGATCCTGCAACCAACGAGAGAAATAAAAATTTGCCTGTGGCAAAACAAACCATAGATATTATTGGCATGTTAAAAGAGAAGACAAAAGGTAACCTGACAAATGATGAAGAAATGTTAATAGACCACATCCTTTATGATTTAAGGATGAGGTACGTCGAACAAATGAAGAAGAAATAA
- the ispE gene encoding 4-(cytidine 5'-diphospho)-2-C-methyl-D-erythritol kinase, with protein sequence MNSLKLLSPAKVNLRLDVLSKRNDGYHEIRTVMQRIGICDELEISLRRRDIDILSDSRDVPQNIENIAYRAAKSILDRFKIDVGVRVFIKKKIPIAAGLGGGSSNAATTLIGLNRLLKLGLTRKELIKMGTLLGADVPFFIFEKPALATGIGDRLQRIKLPSPIWMVLVNPKIQVSTSWAYKNLNLNIGLTKKKNNISILPPVAQLSDVVNFLHNDLEDVTVKRYPEIQMIKEELIGKGAEGALMSGSGPSVFGIFSNRERAEKAFDQLRFTNHDYTLFLSSSFDNKNQGGVNGSN encoded by the coding sequence TTGAACTCCTTAAAGTTACTGTCCCCGGCAAAAGTAAATCTCAGGCTTGATGTTTTAAGCAAAAGAAATGACGGATACCATGAGATAAGAACTGTAATGCAGCGAATAGGTATTTGCGATGAACTGGAGATTTCTTTGAGGAGGAGAGACATTGATATCCTATCTGACAGTAGAGATGTGCCCCAGAATATTGAGAATATAGCCTACCGTGCAGCAAAGAGCATACTGGATAGATTTAAGATTGATGTTGGAGTCAGGGTCTTTATAAAGAAGAAAATTCCTATAGCAGCCGGGTTAGGTGGGGGAAGCAGTAATGCCGCAACGACGTTAATTGGATTGAATAGACTCTTAAAACTTGGGCTAACAAGGAAAGAACTCATTAAAATGGGGACGTTGCTAGGAGCAGATGTCCCCTTTTTTATCTTTGAAAAGCCTGCCTTGGCTACTGGGATTGGCGATAGGTTACAGAGGATTAAACTGCCTTCCCCTATATGGATGGTGCTGGTTAACCCAAAAATTCAGGTTTCGACTTCCTGGGCATACAAAAATTTAAATTTAAATATAGGGTTGACAAAGAAAAAAAATAATATTAGTATACTGCCGCCTGTTGCACAGCTTTCCGATGTTGTAAATTTTTTACATAATGATCTGGAAGATGTGACCGTAAAAAGATACCCTGAGATACAAATGATAAAGGAAGAACTGATTGGCAAAGGGGCAGAAGGAGCATTGATGTCAGGGAGCGGACCCTCTGTATTTGGGATTTTTTCAAATAGAGAACGAGCCGAGAAAGCCTTTGATCAACTAAGATTTACTAACCATGACTATACTTTATTTTTATCTTCTAGCTTCGACAATAAAAACCAAGGAGGCGTAAATGGAAGTAACTGA
- the cobO gene encoding cob(I)yrinic acid a,c-diamide adenosyltransferase has product MERERLERGMIQVYTGNGKGKTTASLGLALRAIGHGYRVYMIQFMKGNIEYGELISAKKLLAPYLTIKQMGRADFVNRENPEKVDVDWAKKAFKLAQEVVLSGEYDVVILDEVNVAVDFGLVVLEDLLALMQDKPENVELVLTGRYAKPEVVQKADLVTEMLDIKHYYAGGIESRKGIEK; this is encoded by the coding sequence ATGGAAAGGGAGAGATTGGAAAGAGGGATGATCCAGGTTTATACTGGCAATGGGAAGGGGAAGACTACTGCTTCTTTGGGTCTGGCTCTCAGGGCAATAGGACATGGGTATAGGGTTTATATGATACAATTCATGAAAGGTAACATTGAATATGGTGAGTTGATATCAGCAAAAAAACTACTTGCCCCTTATTTGACTATTAAACAGATGGGAAGGGCTGACTTTGTCAATAGAGAAAACCCTGAGAAGGTCGATGTTGACTGGGCTAAAAAGGCATTCAAGCTAGCCCAGGAAGTAGTCTTGAGTGGAGAATATGATGTGGTCATACTGGACGAGGTCAATGTAGCTGTTGACTTTGGATTGGTTGTGCTGGAAGACCTGTTGGCGTTGATGCAAGATAAACCAGAAAATGTGGAACTGGTCTTAACCGGGAGGTATGCAAAACCTGAAGTGGTGCAAAAGGCTGACCTGGTCACGGAGATGCTGGATATAAAACACTATTATGCAGGGGGTATAGAGTCTAGAAAGGGTATAGAGAAATAG
- the pth gene encoding aminoacyl-tRNA hydrolase, with protein MKLVVGLGNPGEYYRLTRHNIGFLTVERLAQENNIEFSQKKFHSVIGEGHIIDQRVILAKPLTYMNLCGEAIKKLLSYFRVDPEDFIVVHDDLDMEFGKIKIKEKGGHGGHNGVRSIISILGTNCFLRLKLGIGRPATNKTAKDYVLSSFEGGQLDFLPELVHLGEKALVSIITQGAQVAINKFNRQRCKTISTQLANFGIFG; from the coding sequence GTGAAATTGGTAGTTGGCCTTGGGAACCCTGGTGAGTATTATAGGCTAACCAGACATAATATTGGTTTTTTAACAGTTGAAAGATTGGCTCAAGAGAATAATATTGAATTTTCGCAAAAAAAGTTCCATTCCGTAATCGGGGAGGGGCATATAATTGATCAGAGGGTAATTTTGGCTAAGCCTTTGACTTATATGAATCTGTGTGGTGAGGCAATAAAAAAGCTGTTAAGCTATTTTAGGGTAGACCCAGAAGATTTTATTGTTGTACATGATGATTTGGATATGGAATTTGGGAAAATTAAGATAAAAGAAAAAGGAGGGCATGGTGGTCACAATGGTGTTAGGTCAATCATCAGTATCTTGGGAACAAATTGTTTTTTAAGGTTAAAATTAGGGATTGGCCGTCCAGCCACCAATAAAACAGCGAAAGACTATGTCCTCAGTTCTTTCGAGGGAGGACAGTTGGATTTTCTTCCTGAACTGGTCCATTTAGGAGAAAAAGCGCTGGTTTCTATTATCACGCAGGGTGCGCAGGTAGCAATTAATAAGTTTAACCGGCAACGCTGCAAGACTATAAGTACCCAATTGGCTAATTTCGGGATTTTTGGGTAA
- the ychF gene encoding redox-regulated ATPase YchF, with translation MGFTCGIVGLPNVGKTTIFNALTSGKAEASNYPFCTINPNLGIVRVPDERLYKISKIINPPKVTPTTLEFLDIAGLVKGASQGEGLGNQFLGHIRNVDVITHVVRCFDNPDVPHVNSIVNPKRDIDILNTELILADIDTVDRRLAKTEKLLKTGDKKMANALKVYKKTREGLNIGNPAKNLEFEEDEKEVIEELNLLTFKPIFYVANVDEEELKKGKYTQSIKEISEKERTSVIVICGDIEAEIAELEEDERDVFLKELGLEQSGLDKLVKIGYNLLKLITFYTTVGSELRAWTVPEGTKAQKAAGKIHSDMEKGFIKAEVIPYNDFLEAGSMTVAKERGLIHLEGREYLVQDGDIIHFRFNP, from the coding sequence TTGGGTTTTACCTGTGGAATAGTTGGTCTGCCCAATGTGGGGAAGACTACCATATTCAATGCCTTAACCTCTGGTAAAGCCGAAGCCTCTAACTATCCATTCTGCACTATTAATCCAAATTTAGGTATTGTCAGGGTGCCTGATGAGCGTCTGTATAAGATTTCTAAAATAATCAACCCACCAAAAGTAACTCCTACCACCCTTGAATTTCTGGACATTGCTGGTTTGGTAAAGGGAGCAAGCCAGGGTGAGGGGTTGGGCAATCAGTTTCTGGGGCATATACGTAACGTTGACGTGATTACTCATGTTGTTCGTTGCTTTGATAACCCTGATGTGCCTCATGTCAATAGTATCGTAAATCCAAAACGAGATATAGATATTTTAAATACCGAATTGATACTGGCCGACATTGATACCGTTGATAGAAGGCTGGCTAAAACAGAAAAACTCTTGAAGACAGGTGATAAAAAGATGGCTAATGCTTTAAAGGTATATAAAAAGACCAGAGAGGGATTGAATATTGGGAACCCTGCTAAAAACCTGGAGTTTGAGGAGGATGAAAAGGAGGTTATTGAGGAGTTAAACCTCCTTACCTTTAAGCCCATTTTTTATGTGGCTAATGTTGATGAAGAGGAACTCAAAAAGGGCAAGTATACCCAATCCATTAAAGAGATTTCCGAAAAAGAGCGTACTAGTGTAATTGTTATATGTGGTGATATAGAGGCAGAGATAGCAGAACTGGAAGAGGATGAAAGAGATGTTTTCCTGAAGGAGCTTGGACTTGAGCAATCTGGATTGGATAAACTGGTAAAAATTGGGTATAACCTTTTGAAATTAATAACCTTTTATACTACTGTTGGATCAGAGCTGAGGGCATGGACTGTACCAGAGGGGACAAAGGCACAAAAGGCTGCAGGAAAGATCCATTCAGACATGGAAAAAGGGTTCATTAAGGCAGAGGTGATACCATATAACGATTTTTTGGAGGCAGGATCAATGACTGTAGCAAAAGAAAGAGGGCTTATCCATTTAGAAGGCAGGGAGTATCTTGTCCAGGATGGAGACATAATCCACTTTAGATTTAATCCCTAA
- a CDS encoding ribose-phosphate pyrophosphokinase, producing MLSKLRLFSGNSNIALAEKICQYLEIPLGKVRVKSFSDGETAVEIDESVRGMDVFAVQSTCTPGNTNLMELLIMIDALKRASARRITAALPYYGYARQDRKVSPRAPITAKLVADLIAAAGADRVLTVDLHAGQIQGFFNIPVDHLYATPVILKYMKERFQNDLTVVSPDAGGVERARAFAKRLNSSLAIIDKRRVDFNVAEVMNIIGEVDGKKVVILDDMVDTAGTLTQAADALSQKGAVKVYACCTHPVLSGQAISRIKDSAIEELVVTDTIPLVEEGRLCKKIKVLSVAELLGEAVKSIHEEGSVSRLFV from the coding sequence ATGCTAAGTAAGTTAAGACTTTTCTCTGGAAATTCAAATATCGCTTTGGCTGAAAAGATATGCCAATACTTAGAAATTCCACTGGGCAAAGTTAGAGTTAAAAGCTTCAGTGATGGAGAAACAGCAGTAGAAATAGATGAAAGTGTACGAGGAATGGATGTTTTTGCAGTCCAATCCACATGTACACCAGGCAATACAAACCTTATGGAACTTCTGATAATGATAGATGCCCTTAAGAGAGCTTCTGCCCGAAGGATAACCGCTGCCCTCCCATACTATGGGTATGCTAGACAGGATAGGAAGGTATCTCCAAGGGCACCTATAACAGCAAAGTTAGTGGCCGACCTTATCGCAGCAGCTGGAGCAGACAGGGTTCTTACTGTAGATCTCCATGCAGGTCAAATTCAAGGTTTCTTCAATATCCCCGTTGATCATCTATATGCCACACCTGTAATTTTGAAGTATATGAAGGAAAGATTCCAAAATGATCTTACTGTTGTTTCTCCAGATGCTGGTGGAGTGGAAAGGGCCAGAGCCTTTGCAAAAAGACTCAATTCTTCGTTAGCCATTATTGACAAACGAAGGGTAGATTTTAATGTAGCAGAGGTGATGAATATTATTGGTGAAGTTGATGGCAAAAAGGTTGTTATCTTAGATGATATGGTTGATACCGCAGGTACTCTTACTCAAGCGGCTGATGCTTTGTCCCAAAAAGGGGCAGTAAAGGTCTATGCCTGTTGTACCCACCCTGTTCTTTCTGGTCAAGCTATAAGTAGGATTAAGGATTCCGCCATAGAGGAACTGGTTGTGACTGATACTATTCCCTTGGTGGAAGAAGGAAGGCTTTGCAAAAAAATAAAGGTACTGTCAGTTGCAGAGCTTCTGGGTGAAGCTGTAAAAAGTATCCATGAAGAGGGTTCTGTAAGCAGGTTATTTGTCTAG